The genomic region TTGCAGGGCTGGATGCTCTCCTGGGAGACCTGGCAGCGGCGGGGGTTCGCCTGGGGCAGGTAGGAGCCGTCTCGGTGAGCGCCCAGCAGCACGGCCACGTGTATCTCACGGAGGCCGGCCTGGAGGCGATCGCTGCCCTGGGCCGGGGAGGGGAATCCCCTCTGGTGAAGCGCTTCGACGGGGCCTTTTCCTACGGAACGGCCCCCATATGGCAGACCTCCAATTCCCAACCCCAGGCGGAGGAAATCAGGGACGCCCTGGGAGGCGTGCTCCCCGTGGTGGAACGTTCGGGATCAAACAGCCCGGCCCGCTTCACCGGGGCAGTAATCCGGCGTACCGCCCAAACCGTTCCTTCCATCTGGGAGAAAACGGCCCGAATCTCCCTGCTGAGCAGTTTCTTTTCGGCTATCCTTTCGGGAAACCCCGATTGTCCCATAGACTGGGGGAATGGTTCGGGAATGACCCTCATGGATTATCACACACGGCAGTGGTCTCCGGAGCTTCTCCAGGCAGTAAGCCAGGGCTTGCCGGGCGGGGCTGATGCCCTGAGGGCAAAGCTCCCCGGACTGGCTTCCCCCGTGGCAGAGTCGGGCAGAATCGCCCGGTATTTCCAGGAGCGGTTTGGATTTTCGCAGGATTGTATTGTAAACGCCGGAAGTGGCGATAACCCCCAGTCCAAGGTGATGATCCGGGGAGATTTGCTCTCTTTGGGAACCAGTTTCGTCTATATGGTCGATACAGGAACACCCCTGGTGGACCGCAGTGGCTACGCCAACAGTATGTACGACGGTCTGGGAAACCCCTTCGTCTTTGCCTGCCGAACCAACGGGGCCATGGTCTGGGACCGGCTCAGAGGTATCTACGGAGCTGACCTTGCCCGGGCAGAGGCAGCTCTGGAGAAGGTCCGGCCCGGGGCGGAAACGATAGTATGGCAACCCTACGCCGAAAGTTATCCCCAGGTTCCCCCGATCGATCTGGAAGAGGCCCGTTCGGGAGGGGGCGATTTTTCCCGCCTCTACAGCGGGATTGTCGATTCATCGCTGGTTCTGACCAGGCATTACGCAGGAACTTTCGAGGTGAGTCGGGAACCGCTGGCGCTCACGGGGGGGCCCTCGGCGAGCCTTGCCATCAGGCAACGGGTTGCTGCCATCTTCGAGCGTCCTGTGATCGTTCTGGAGAGTTCCGGGGCTGCCCTGGGGAGCGCCCTGGCAGCATGGCAGACCCTGTGCAACGCCCGGGGGCACAAAGCTGAACTGGATCGTCTGCGGCAGGACCTGGTTCCTTCGGGAGAGATGGTCTATCCCGATTCAACCATGGCCTCGGCCTACCGGGAGCTGGCCTCGCGACTGATCAGGCGCGCCCCTTTCGCGAGCTCTCCGTCAGCGTCTGGATAACCTCACCGGCGCTGCGTGAGGCCAGAAGCTTTTCCCGGGCCTCTGCCTTGTGGAGTGCCCCGGATATTGCTGCCAGGACCTGCAGATGGGGACTCGCCTCGTGATCGGGGCTCACCAGGAGAAAAAAGATCGTGCTGGGCTTCCCGTCCAGGGCCTGAAAGTCCACCCCCTCCGGGGCCAGCCCCAGGGCAAGACGAAGCCGGGAGGTGCCACCGGTCCGGGCATGGGGGATAGCAACCCCCTCCTGCATGCCGGTGCTCATGACAGATTCCCGGGAAAACACGTCTTTTTCGGCGATCCTTCTGTCATCCAGGGGATGTTCCCGTTCCATAATATCCAGTAACTCCCGGATGATCCCGTCCTTGGTGGTCGCCGTGAGGCTCAGGGAGATCGCCGGAATCGCAAGGTACCGGTTCCAGTCAAAGGTCATGCGTGATATCTCCTCCACCCGGTTTGCCTGCAATTCCGGGGGCGCGGAAAAGTTTTTGAGCCTGGTCACAGTATACTGCAGATTCACGATGGATTCGTAGACCAGGTTATTGATAAAGGTAACGTCCTTCTTCTGGCTGGTGAAGTGAATCCCCCGGGAGACAGCCTGAAGGACGATGAAGACCGAGTCCTTGCGGATCTGGTACATCTGCTCGCGGTGGTTTCCCAGGTGAATGAAAAAGCCTTCGTTCCCCAGGGCCGTGAGAACTTCCGAGGTCAGCATGGTGCTGATCCGGTTGGAGCCAAAGTCAAAACGGGTTATCACCGAATCGTCCCGGGGTGCCTCGAAGGTGGTTCCCCGGGCGGGGTGTTTCAGGGCTTTTTCCAGGAGCGGAGGCGCCGCAATGGTGGAGACCAGGGTCATGAGCACGGCCACGCCGAAAAGCTCTTGCGAGAGAATGCCACTGCCGATCCCGATACCGGCGATGATCAGGACCACCTCTCCCCGGGGGACCATGCCCAGACCGATCCGGAGGCTTCCCAGGTTGGTAAAGCCCAGCAGTCGTGCCGGAAGGGCGCTGCCCAGAAGTTTTCCTGCCACGCCCCCTGCCAGAGCGTAGACCAGGCCAAAGCCGATTACCTGGGGTGACGAGAAGGCCCGGAGATCCACGAGCATTCCCATGACCACAAAAAAGATGGGAACAAAAAATCTCTGGAGGGGTTCCATCTGCTCCTGGAGCAGATAATTGATATCGGTGTTGGAGAGGGAAAGGCCCATCACGTAGGCCCCGATAATCATGGCCAGCCCGGCGGCTTCGAAAATCCCCGCCAGAAGAAGGGCGAGGCCGAAAGCAAGAACAGCAATCTGGCTGGGAGCCTTCACCAGCTTGAGGATGCGGCTGATCTGACGGGCCATGAGAAGCCCCGCCAGGGTGAAGCCGATCCACATCCCAAAGGCCTGGAGGGCGATGGTGGAGACGGTTTTCCATTGAAAGGCCTCTGCCCCCGGGGCGGCGAGAACTCCGGCCAGTCCCACGATGACTGCCACCAGAATGATTCCCAGGACGTCGTCGATAACGGCAGCAGCCAGGATGGTGACCCCCTCGGGAGAGTCAAGCTTCCGGTGCTCCGAAAGAACCCGGGCGGTGATCCCCACCGAAGTGGGAACGCAGAGAAGCCCCAGAAATAGCGCCTGCGGAGAGAGCCAGGCTCCTCCCAGCCAGATTGCTGTCAGGGCATAGCCCGCACCAAAGGCGATCATCATCCCCCCCAGCCCCACCAGAGAGCCTTTCAGGGCGAAGCGAAGGAACATCTTGATATCCGTCTCGAGGCCGCTGAGAAAGAGCAGGATAATCGAGGCTATTGTGGCGAGGCCGTAGAGCTCGGGCGATACCGGTATCTCTCCAGGATGAAGAGGAAAGAGCCCCCGGGGCAGCAAGGGAAGCGGGAGTGATCCCAGCAGGTAGGGGCCAAGGAGAACTCCTGCCCCGATCTCTCCCATCACACCAGGAAGATTGTATCGGCGGGCCAGGTGTCCTGCTCCATGGGCAGCAAAAAGAATAAGGGCAAGTTCCACCACCAGGTAGGTCATTCGGTGTGTCATAAGGCGAATGATACTTCTCTTTCGTGTTTCAGAGAAGATTCAGATTTGAGAAAAGATTTTTATTTGAGAAAAAATTCTGATTTGAGAAAAGATTCGGGAGACGGGATGGCTTCCGGGAGAAGAATTTCTTGTTTTTGAAAATCTCCGGCCTTTCTTCGGATGCCCTGTGCCCTGTGCCTTATGGCGGGAGGATTCCGGGGGATTGGTCGAGGTAGTTTTCTGCGATCTGCCGGATCTCGCCGCTGGCGCGCATTTCTTCAAGAATGGATCCAAAGGTGGAAACAAAGTCCTCCTTGAAGACGTACCGGTCTCCTCCTTCCCTGGTGATTCCCAGGTGACCTGCTTCGGAGCCCAGAAGGGGACCTTCCCGAAATTCGGGCAAAGGAATACCGCAGGCTTCTATCTCTGCGATTGCGGCTTGTATTGACAGGCGGTCGTTGGCGTAGCCGTCAATTCGTTGCTGTGCAAGTTTCAGTATACCCGATCTGGTATTGCGCGATTGATCGATAGTGAATATCCCCCGGTCTCTCCAGGGCTCCAGGGCCATGAAACCATCGTTGGTGCCCAGGACTGTTCCCCGGAAATCCTCGGGCCAGGAAGAGTCTCGGGTGAAGAGGCTCTCTGCCCGGACGAGGAGTATCAGTTCTTCATCAAGCATTTTCAGGGAATAATCCATAAAGGGGCGTTCCCGGGGGCGCTCGTAGGGAGGGAATAGGGCAAAGCCCTCACCGGTTTCCATGTAGAGCACACCGCGCCTCCAGGGAACTGGCTCAATTGTAATCACATAGGAGGGCATCCTCTCCGTTACAGCCCGCACGATCTCTGTGTATATTCCCCGGGGCTGTCCCTTTTCACTGTACGAATAGGGGGGATACCCATCATCGCAATAGATCGTTACCTCCCAGGGCGGACCACCCCCGGGTGCGCTTTCTCCAGGCTGACCCGGGAGAAAGGGGGGCGTGAGGAGGAGAACCATACAACAAGCGATACCTCGTGGG from Alkalispirochaeta americana harbors:
- a CDS encoding FGGY family carbohydrate kinase, which codes for MERALTLGIDISTQSISAVVLDPRESPARAVAHLSLSYRDDSRLNRFGIHRESLLVPPRVPGEADQPPEMFLAGLDALLGDLAAAGVRLGQVGAVSVSAQQHGHVYLTEAGLEAIAALGRGGESPLVKRFDGAFSYGTAPIWQTSNSQPQAEEIRDALGGVLPVVERSGSNSPARFTGAVIRRTAQTVPSIWEKTARISLLSSFFSAILSGNPDCPIDWGNGSGMTLMDYHTRQWSPELLQAVSQGLPGGADALRAKLPGLASPVAESGRIARYFQERFGFSQDCIVNAGSGDNPQSKVMIRGDLLSLGTSFVYMVDTGTPLVDRSGYANSMYDGLGNPFVFACRTNGAMVWDRLRGIYGADLARAEAALEKVRPGAETIVWQPYAESYPQVPPIDLEEARSGGGDFSRLYSGIVDSSLVLTRHYAGTFEVSREPLALTGGPSASLAIRQRVAAIFERPVIVLESSGAALGSALAAWQTLCNARGHKAELDRLRQDLVPSGEMVYPDSTMASAYRELASRLIRRAPFASSPSASG
- a CDS encoding cation:proton antiporter domain-containing protein — its product is MTHRMTYLVVELALILFAAHGAGHLARRYNLPGVMGEIGAGVLLGPYLLGSLPLPLLPRGLFPLHPGEIPVSPELYGLATIASIILLFLSGLETDIKMFLRFALKGSLVGLGGMMIAFGAGYALTAIWLGGAWLSPQALFLGLLCVPTSVGITARVLSEHRKLDSPEGVTILAAAVIDDVLGIILVAVIVGLAGVLAAPGAEAFQWKTVSTIALQAFGMWIGFTLAGLLMARQISRILKLVKAPSQIAVLAFGLALLLAGIFEAAGLAMIIGAYVMGLSLSNTDINYLLQEQMEPLQRFFVPIFFVVMGMLVDLRAFSSPQVIGFGLVYALAGGVAGKLLGSALPARLLGFTNLGSLRIGLGMVPRGEVVLIIAGIGIGSGILSQELFGVAVLMTLVSTIAAPPLLEKALKHPARGTTFEAPRDDSVITRFDFGSNRISTMLTSEVLTALGNEGFFIHLGNHREQMYQIRKDSVFIVLQAVSRGIHFTSQKKDVTFINNLVYESIVNLQYTVTRLKNFSAPPELQANRVEEISRMTFDWNRYLAIPAISLSLTATTKDGIIRELLDIMEREHPLDDRRIAEKDVFSRESVMSTGMQEGVAIPHARTGGTSRLRLALGLAPEGVDFQALDGKPSTIFFLLVSPDHEASPHLQVLAAISGALHKAEAREKLLASRSAGEVIQTLTESSRKGRA
- a CDS encoding substrate-binding periplasmic protein, encoding MVLLLTPPFLPGQPGESAPGGGPPWEVTIYCDDGYPPYSYSEKGQPRGIYTEIVRAVTERMPSYVITIEPVPWRRGVLYMETGEGFALFPPYERPRERPFMDYSLKMLDEELILLVRAESLFTRDSSWPEDFRGTVLGTNDGFMALEPWRDRGIFTIDQSRNTRSGILKLAQQRIDGYANDRLSIQAAIAEIEACGIPLPEFREGPLLGSEAGHLGITREGGDRYVFKEDFVSTFGSILEEMRASGEIRQIAENYLDQSPGILPP